The following proteins come from a genomic window of Lolium rigidum isolate FL_2022 chromosome 5, APGP_CSIRO_Lrig_0.1, whole genome shotgun sequence:
- the LOC124651944 gene encoding PHD finger protein PERSISTENT TAPETAL CELL 1-like, whose translation MAKTMVISLGSSRRRKRGEVLFRFDSFCQPGYPAQLAGAFRDNVRTLLGLAHLEAGAPGETRCWSFQLELHRHPPTVVRLFVVEEEVAASPHRQCHLCRVVGWGRHLICSKRFHFVLPKRESSVETDGLCYGVSGHGGGTEKASKGTATSRGHLLHGIVHLNGYGHLVGIHGFEGGSDFVSGHQIMDLWDRICSALHVRKVSLVDTARKGHMVLRLLHGVAYGDTWFGRWGYRYGRPSYGVALQAYQQSLHALQSVPLCVLLPHLSCFTQDLPMLVTKYQAISGHKLLNLGDLLRFMLDLRTRLPATSVTAMDYRGIMSDASCRWSAKRVDMAARAVVDALRRSSSDARWVTRQEVRDAARAYIGDTGLLDFVLKSLGNHIVGNYVVRRAMNPVTKVLEYCLEDVSSVLPAAAPGAGVATPGQGKMRVRFHLTRAQLMRDLVHLYRHVLKEPSQALTTGAFGAIPVAVRMILDIKHFVKDYHEGIMATTSNGGIGHVYVSLCCTLVVRNGGPELVPPYETVTVPAHATVGELKWEVQRLFRDMYLALRTFTAESVLGIGAGQDASAVLGLIGVGSTVVVEGVVDEEQQQQAEDGDLKKEAPAICEGSGDVGERVVDCVCGADDDDGERMACCDICEAWQHTRCAGVADAEDVPHVFLCSRCDNDVVSFPALSC comes from the exons ATGGCGAAGACGATGGTGATCAGCCTGGGGAGCTCGCGGCGGCGGAAGCGTGGCGAGGTGCTGTTCCGGTTCGACTCCTTCTGCCAGCCCGGCTACCCGGCGCAGCTCGCCGGCGCGTTCCGTGACAACGTCAGGACCCTGCTCGGGCTGGCGCACCTGGAGGCCGGCGCCCCTGGGGAGACCAGGTGCTGGTCGTTCCAGCTCGAGCTGCACCGCCACCCGCCCACCGTCGTCAGGCTCTTCGTCgtcgaggaggaggtcgccgcctCGCCGCACCGCCAGTGCCACCTCTGCCGTGTTGTCG GTTGGGGTCGGCACCTGATATGCAGCAAGAGATTCCACTTTGTGCTGCCGAAGAGGGAGTCCTCGGTGGAAACCGATGGCCTGTGCTACGGGGTcagcggccacggcggcggcacCGAGAAGGCGTCGAAGGGGACGGCGACCTCCAGGGGCCACTTACTGCACGGCATCGTGCACCTCAACGGCTACGGCCACCTCGTCGGCATCCATGGCTTCGAGGGCGGCTCCGACTTCGTCTCCGGCCACCAGATCATGGACCTCTGGGACCGCATATGCTCAGCCTTGCACGTAAG GAAGGTGAGCCTTGTCGACACGGCGAGGAAAGGGCACATGGTACTGAGGCTTCTCCACGGCGTGGCCTACGGCGACACATGGTTCGGGCGGTGGGGCTACCGGTACGGCCGGCCGAGCTACGGCGTGGCGCTGCAGGCGTACCAGCAGTCCCTCCACGCGCTCCAGTCCGTGCCGCTCTGCGTGCTCCTGCCGCACCTCAGCTGCTTCACCCAGGACCTCCCCATGCTGGTCACCAAGTACCAGGCCATCAGCGGCCACAAGCTGCTCAACCTCGGCGACCTCCTCCGCTTCATGCTCGACCTGCGCACGCGCCTCCCCGCCACCTCCGTCACGGCCATGGACTACCGCGGCATCATGTCCGACGCGTCCTGCCGCTGGTCGGCCAAGCGCGTCGACATGGCGGCCCGCGCCGTCGTCGACGCGCTCCGCCGGTCCTCGTCCGACGCGCGCTGGGTCACGCGGCAGGAGGTGCGCGACGCCGCGCGCGCCTACATCGGCGACACGGGCCTCCTCGACTTCGTGCTCAAGTCCCTCGGCAACCACATCGTCGGCAACTACGTGGTGCGCCGCGCCATGAACCCCGTCACCAAGGTCCTCGAGTACTGCCTCGAGGACGTGTCCAGCGTGCTTCCGGCCGCGGCGCCGGGCGCCGGCGTGGCTACTCCGGGCCAGGGCAAGATGAGGGTGCGGTTCCACCTCACCAGGGCGCAGCTCATGAGGGACCTCGTGCACCTGTACAGGCACGTGCTCAAGGAGCCCAGCCAGGCGCTCACCACCGGCGCGTTCGGCGCCATCCCCGTGGCGGTGAGAATGATCCTGGACATCAAACACTTCGTCAAGGACTACCACGAAGGGATCATGGCCACTACCAGCAACGGCGGAATCGGACATGTCTACGTCAGCCTGTGCTGCACCTTGGTCGTCAGGAACGGGGGCCCGGAGCTGGTTCCGCCGTACGAGACGGTCACCGTGCCGGCGCATGCCACCGTGGGGGAGCTCAAGTGGGAGGTGCAGAGGCTGTTCAGGGACATGTACCTCGCTCTCAGGACATTCACGGCAGAGTCCGTCCTGGGGATCGGCGCCGGCCAGGATGCCAGCGCCGTGCTCGGCCTGATCGGCGTCGGGAGCACCGTCGTGGTTGAAGGGGTGGTCGatgaggagcagcagcagcaggccgaGGACGGTGACCTGAAAAAGGAAGCGCCGGCCATCTGCGAGGGGAGCGGCGATGTCGGAGAGAGGGTCGTCGACTGCGTGTGTGGcgcggacgacgacgacggcgagcgcatggCCTGCTGCGACATCTGCGAGGCGTGGCAGCACACGCGCTGCGCCGGGGTCGCGGACGCAGAGGACGTCCCGCACGTCTTCCTCTGCAGCCGGTGCGATAACGACGTGGTCTCCTTCCCGGCCTTGAGCTGCTAG
- the LOC124657011 gene encoding uncharacterized protein LOC124657011, producing MATAATAATAKILPFLTTTTFQSSLRCRHAARRVPTSPLHAEHRAPAVASSARLGGTRRTQASQPVLPPRAATSYYAATAAEDMSDPELRLVLELATDEELLEFEEILYGTSYLSPVIKSIAKRPNSVSVVALDDIEERDVFISKLESRFLYLAADARSIIRGWRPSYRNVLLQVRKELGVQCSSKLCTADLEAEIFLHLLDEYSSRQKGSLSFPWDKQRSPKEKPRFEVNNWKVLTDAAWRIGSKGLESTFLKGGSALTVKTIYESLAKRLSGKLLMETANYEIKKELVKQGGRLAAVNLESRVGLLAAEQGLARAASRYVGLRSFMTLLGPIMWGTLLADIVIQMLGTDYARIVQAIYAFAQIRLTRSCYMESREE from the exons ATGGCCACCGCCGCAACCGCCGCAACCGCCAAAATCCTTCCGTTCCTCACCACCACCACTTTCCAATCCTCGCTTCGCTGCCGACACGCAGCACGGCGGGTCCCAACCTCGCCGCTCCACGCCGAGCACCGCGCTCCCGCGGTCGCGTCCTCTGCTCGCCTCGGCGGAACCCGCAGGACTCAGGCTTCCCAGCCCGTCCTCCCACCCCGTGCGGCCACTTCGTACTACGCGGCGACCGCGGCGGAAG ATATGTCTGACCCGGAGCTGAGGCTGGTGCTCGAGCTCGCCACCGACGAGGAGCTGCTGGAATTTGAGGAGATACTCTACGGTACCAG TTATCTCAGCCCAGTGATAAAATCAATCGCAAAAAGGCCGAACTCTGTTTCTGTTGTTGCTCTGGATGATATCGAGGAGAGAGATGTTTTCATCTCAAAATTAGAGTCCAGGTTCTTGTATCTTGCTGCAGATGCCCGCTCAATTATAAG GGGCTGGAGACCATCATACAGGAATGTCTTACTTCAAGTAAGAAAAGAACTTGGTGTCCAATGCTCCAGTAAATTATGTACTGCGGACCTGGAGGCAGAAATATTTCTACATCTCCTGGATGAATATTCAAG CCGCCAGAAGGGATCACTCTCATTTCCATGGGATAAACAGAGATCTCCGAAAGAAAAACCCAGATTTGAAGTAAATAACTGGAAGGTGCTTACTGATGCTGCTTGGAGGATTGGGTCAAAGGGACTAGAAAGTACATTCTTGAAG GGTGGGAGTGCATTGACAGTGAAAACAATCTATGAATCG TTAGCCAAGAGACTGTCTGGAAAGCTGCTGATGGAGACAGCTAATTATGAGATAAAGAAAGAACTTGTTAAGCAG GGTGGCCGATTAGCTGCTGTTAACCTTGAATCTAGAGTTGGCTTGCTTGCAGCTGAACAG GGTTTGGCTCGTGCAGCTTCTAGATATGTTGGTCTTAGGAGTTTCATGACTTTACTCGGACCAAT AATGTGGGGCACACTCTTGGCTGATATTGTGATTCAGATGCTCGGGACCGATTATGCTAGGATCGTGCAGGCAATCTATGCGTTTGCTCAG ATTCGTCTCACTCGGTCGTGTTACATGGAGTCTCGTGAAGAATGA